A DNA window from Arachis duranensis cultivar V14167 chromosome 3, aradu.V14167.gnm2.J7QH, whole genome shotgun sequence contains the following coding sequences:
- the LOC107480716 gene encoding uncharacterized protein LOC107480716: protein MRGSGSHVAGSSNRSSSTENWRRSTTRSRQGRVPDWCGCGCRPVLRWSGTESHPNKPFFGCPNYNTSGKTWCGLFVWADSVQEELSEGAVAGDDDGDRKMNFAWRMGKMEADIRNLKFITHVLGFGFLVIVVFVGLVLLKG, encoded by the exons ATGAGAGGAAGTGGGAGCCATGTTGCAGGAAGTTCCAACCGGTCATCGTCGACGGAGAACTGGAGAAGAAGCACGACGCGAAGCAGGCAGGGACGGGTTCCGGACTGGTGCGGGTGTGGTTGTCGCCCGGTGCTAAGGTGGTCTGGGACGGAGTCGCATCCTAACAAGCCCTTCTTTGGTTGCCCCAACTATAAT ACAAGTGGGAAAACATGGTGTGGGTTATTCGTCTGGGCTGATTCTGTGCAAGAGGAGTTGTCTGAAGGAGCTGTTGCAGGAGATGATGATGGTGACAGGAAGATGAACTTTGCATGGCGGATGGGCAAGATGGAGGCAGACATTAGGAATCTGAAATTCATAACTCATGTTCTTGGATTTGGGTTCTTAGTAATTGTTGTTTTTGTAGGATTGGTGCTATTAAAGGGTTGA
- the LOC107480698 gene encoding uncharacterized protein LOC107480698, with amino-acid sequence MAKFDGRDPGPPPPDTPEPEPETEELTPVEPAAEAGQANEPQEHTAAEATVEEATEHIVKEPADHIVKESTAVAEPRAETASEPAGQASEEHRADPATRPSSAIIVYHRHHHPPPPGGGAL; translated from the coding sequence ATGGCGAAGTTTGATGGGCGAGATCCTGGGCCACCTCCTCCGGATACACCAGAGCCTGAGCCCGAGACTGAGGAGCTGACACCAGTGGAGCCAGCAGCTGAAGCTGGCCAGGCAAACGAGCCCCAAGAGCATACAGCAGCAGAAGCCACAGTTGAGGAGGCCACAGAGCACATAGTTAAGGAGCCAGCAGATCACATTGTTAAGGAGTCGACAGCTGTAGCTGAGCCAAGAGCTGAGACAGCATCAGAGCCAGCTGGGCAGGCATCTGAAGAGCATAGAGCTGATCCCGCCACCCGTCCATCCAGCGCCATCATTGTCTACCACCGTCATCACCACCCACCACCGCCAGGCGGTGGAGCTTTGTAG